Within Xanthomonas oryzae pv. oryzae, the genomic segment GTAAAACATGAAATCCGAAAAGAGCGAATCCAATCGATGGGTGCTGCCGACACTGCTAGTGGCAGGCACGCTGGCGTTATTCGGCACTGCACAGGCATCAGCCGTCACGCCTGCGCCATCAGCGACCGCTTCCGGTCCTGCGAATGAGACCTATCGACCAGGGCAGAAATGGAGCGTCCCGAGAGAGTGGGAATTCACGATTGATTCCGCACGCGTGGCCAAGGTGAAAATTCCCAATCATGGCGGCGGTTCCTGGGTTCCTATGCAAGTGATCCTGCTGACCTATAGCTACAAGAACATCGGCTTCGACGACAGCGCCAATGACAAGGACGGCGGCCCGTCGACGCTGGCGTTTTCGAAGGCGCATATCGACGTGTCCGATGCCAACGATGCGGACAACCGCGGCACAGGCAATTACCCGGTGCGCATCAAGCTCGTCGAAGACGCTCACGGTCAGAGGGTCGGGCAGGAGATGATGGGCGCGCAGTGGCCATATTCCTTCAAGAAAAAGGTCAAGGCGGTCAAGGTGACGGTGCGTCACTACGACTCCAAGCTGAAACTGCATGATGCGATCTTCCTGGTCCCGGTCGAGGGCGCTCGGCAATCGACGCCGCATGCGCACAGGCACCTTTCCCACCGCTGATCCTGGTTCGGCGAGTCAGTGCGGGCATGCGTGAGTTGCGAGCGATCACGTGCCGGCTGCTTTCGACGGCACCGCGTTCCAGGCGATCGAGCGGCCGTTGGCTTTAGCGGTGGATCATCGCCTGCCTGCTGCCTGCTGCCTGCGGTACGCAGCGCGCATGCGCATGGCGCGCCGGTTGCATCGCCTCGCTGGCGCAGCGGTTCATCGTGCCGTACGCCATGATTTCTTGACGAAACACGGCCGTGCCTGCCCATCCGGCAGACACCATGTCGGACCGACAGACACACGCCACAGTGCGTAGCACGACACCATGGTGGCGATCACTCCGCAGGACCACTCAGGGCCATGCGGTGCGGTGGTTTCATCGCCGGTTGCAACCCGGTATGGTCCCGTAAGTGCGTTGTTGTGCGTCGCAATATGCGATGCCGCACGTGCGGCCGCTCTTTCATTCCGGGTTTTTATGCATTCGATCGATGTCGTCCTCGCCATGTTGCTGGCGGTCGCGGCCAGCGGTTATCTCATCCGCATCCTGCCGTTCTCGCTACCGTTGCCGTTGGTCCAGATTGCGCTGGGCGCGGTGGTCTCCGGCGTGTTCGATGCGGGGCACGAACTGGAGCCGGAGCTGTTCTTCCTGTTGTTCCTGCCGCCACTGCTGTTTCTGGATGGCTGGCGCATTCCCAAACAAGGCCTGTTCCGCGACAAGGCGGCAATCCTGGAACTGGCGTTGGGGCTGGTCATCTTCACCGTGATTGGTGCCGGCGTCTTCATCCATTGGCTGATACCGGCGATGCCGCTGGCCGTGGCGTTCGCGCTGGCGGCGATCATTTCGCCGACCGACCCGGTGGCGGTGTCGTCGATCGCCTCCAAGGTGCCGATTCCCAAGCGCCTGATGCACATCCTGGAAGGCGAGTCGCTGCTCAACGACGCCTCGGGCCTGGTGTGTTTCCAATTCGCGGTGGCGGCCGTGCTCACTGGCACCTTCTCGGTCGCGGCCGCTTCGCTGACCTTCCTGTGGGTGGCGCTGGCTGGTCTGGCCTTGGGCGTGGCGACGACCTTCGGGTTGAGCCGCATCCAGGCCTGGATCTGGCGGCACTTCGGCGAGGAGCCCGGTTCGGCGATCCTGGTCAACCTGCTCACCCCGTTTGCAGCCTATCTGCTGGCCGAAGCCTTCCATGCATCGGGCATCCTGGCCGCGGTGGCCGCCGGCATCACCATGAGTTACGTGGAAATGGCCGGCAACGCGCCGGGCAACATGCGCCTGCAGCGTTCGGCGGTGTGGGACACGGTGCAGTTCACCTTCAACGGCATCATCTTCGTGCTGCTGGGCGAGCAGTTGCCGGGCATTCTGGACGGCGCGGTGCGCAGCGTGCAGGAGGCCGGGCACCTCAATCCGTGGTGGCTGGCGGTGTACGTGGCCACCATCAGCGCCAGCCTGATGGCGTTGCGCTTCGTCTGGGTGTTCCTGTCGCTGCGCTGGAATATCTTCAAGGCGCAGCGACGCGGCGAGGCGCATGTCAGCCCGCCGTGGCGGATCGTGGTGGCGGTGTCGCTGGCCGGCGTGCGCGGCGCGATCACCCTGGCTGGCGTGCTCACGCTGCCCTTGATGCTGGAGGACGGCTCGCCATTCCCGGCCCGCCAGTTGGCGATCTTCCTGGCGGCCTCGGTCATTCTGGTGTCGTTGCTGGTTGCCAGCGTTGCGTTGCCGCGGTTGTTGCGCGGGCTGGAGCTTCCCGAAGAAGAAGACGAGCAGCTCAAGGAAGACCTGGCCGCGAAAGCCGCCTCGCAGGCAGCGCTGGATGCAGTGGAAAAACTGCGGCAGCGGCTGGTGGATGGCAGCAAACATGCCGAGCGCTACAACGCGGCGGCCAACCAGGTCAGTCAGCGCTATCAGCGCAAGCTCGGCTCGGTGGACATGGCCGAGACCGATCCGGAAGAGGCGGTGGCCTACGAAAAGGCGCTGCGTCAGTTCCGGCATGCGGCGTTGGTGGCCGAGCGCAATGAGTTGTTCAAGCTGGCCCGACGCCGCGAGATTTCCGACGAGTTGTCGCGGCGGCTGGTGCGCAATCTGGATCTGATCGAGTCGCGCAAGCGCGCTTGAGCGCGTGGGAATGGGGATTGGGGAATCGCAAGAGCCACGGCGGTCGTGAGGTCGTCGTTGTGAAGGAGCGCGCTTGCGCGCGATAGCACTCCGTACTGATGTCCATCATGCGCAGGCGTGTTCCGGCTGATCTGCGTGTTGGCCTAGCGGCGATGCACGTCGGGAGACACACTCCCATCTCACCCACTGCCATCGTCACGGCGCACCGCCTACCCTGGGGCGCTTATCGTCTTTCGTATCGCACCCATGACGTCGATCGTTGCCATCCATGGCTTGAGCAAGACCTACGCCGGCGGTTGCCAGGCGCTCAAACAGGTGGATGTTGAGATCCAGCGCGGCGAGATCTTCGCGCTGCTCGGCCCTAACGGTGCCGGCAAGACGACCTTGATCAGCATCATTTGCGGGTTGATCAACCCCAGCACCGGCACCGTGTTGGCCGATGGGCACGACATCGTGCGCGACTACCGCGCCGCGCGCGCCAGCATCGGTTTGGTGCTGCAGGAACTGGCCACCGACGCGTTCGAAACGGTATGGGCCACGGTACGATTCAGTCGCGGCCTGTTCGGCAAGCCGGCCAATCCGCAGTATCTGGAAACCATCCTGCGCGAGCTCTCCTTATGGGAGAAGCGCAACAACAAGATTTCCACGCTGTCCGGTGGCATGAAGCGGCGCGTGCTGATTGCCAAGGCGCTCGCCCACGAGCCGCGCATTCTGTTTCTGGACGAGCCCACTGCCGGTGTGGACGTGGAGCTGCGCCACGATATGTGGCAGATGGTGCGGCGGCTGCGCGAACAGGGCACCACCATCATTTTGACCACCCATTACATCGAAGAGGCCGAAGACATGGCCGACCGCGTGGGTGTGATCAACCGCGGCGAACTGGTGCTGGTGGAAGACAAGCGCACGCTGATGCGCAAGCTCGGCAACAAGCAGCTGACGCTGAGCCTGCAGGCGCCGTTGCAGGCGTTGCCCGCCGCGGTGGCCGATCTGCCGCTGGAGTTGGCTGCCGATGGCAATCGTTTGATCTACACCTTCGACACCCAGGCCGAGCAGACCGGCATCGGTGCGTTGCTGCGCCGGCTCAATGCGCAGGGCATCGACTTCAAGGACCTGCATTCCAGCGAGAGTTCGCTGGAAGAGATCTTCGTCAACCTGGTGCATGGCGCACGTCAACAGGAGGTGCGCGCCTGAATGTGCATGCGATTGCGGCGATCTACCGTTTCGAAATGGCGCGCGCGTTCCGCACGCTCACGCAGTCGATCGCCTCGCCGGTGTTGTCTACCTCGTTGTACTTCGTGGTGTTCGGCGCGGCGATCGGTGCGCGCATGGGCGATATCGACGGCATCAGCTATGGCGCTTTCATCATTCCCGGGCTGGTGATGCTGTCGCTGCTCAACGAAAGCATTTCCAACGCGTCGTTCGGCATCTACATGCCGCGCTGGGCCGGCACCATCTACGAGGTGCAGTCCGCGCCGGTGGCGTGGTGGGAGATCGTGATCGGCTACGTGGGGGCGGCGGCGACCAAGTCGGTGATGCTGGGGCTGTTGATCCTGCTCACTGCGCGGCTATTCGTGCCGTACCAAATCGCCCATCCGGTATGGATGCTGGGCTTTCTGGTGCTCACCGCACTGACCTTCAGCCTGTTCGGTTTCATCATCGGCATCTGGGCCGATGGTTTCGAAAAATTGCAGGTGATTCCGCTGATGGTGGTGACGCCGCTGACCTTCCTGGGCGGCAGTTTCTACTCGATCAATATGCTGCCGCCGCTGTGGCAGAAGGTCACGCTGTTCAACCCGGTGGTGTATCTGATCAGCGGCTTCCGCTGGAGTTTCTACGGCAAGGCCGATGTGCATATCGCGGTGAGCGCCGGCATGACCTTTCTGTTCCTGGTCGTGTGCCTTGGCGTGGCGGCGGCGATCTTCCGCAGCGGCTATTGGCTCAACGCGTGAGTGGTGAGTGCAGTGGTTTTGTCGGCCGCATCCTGGTGGATGCCGGCGGGAGTTCAGGTCAAACGCTGCGTGGGTCGCGTGCGCGGTGCCCTCGCCGCTCGCGGGACATGCCGTGACTCCGTCCCTGGGGCTCGATGGCGGCATCCATGCCGCCAACGGTTCCGCAATCGGCAAGGACACCGCACCAGACGGTTTCCTGGCGGCTTTATTGAAAGCGTTGCACACCGACCAACGCGACCGGACCTTGCCCGCGCACCGTCGCGGGACCTGACGTGCCATGGATGCCGCGTAAACGCGGACAAGAACGTACTTGCAGCATGTCCCGCGACGGTGCGCGGGCAAGGTCACTGCAGCCAGGGCACAGATCCGCCAGCCTGCAGCAGCCTGGCGTGAAGTGGTGTTGTCAGCCGCTTTTACTCGGCAGCCGGCTTGGCGCCGTTCTTGGTGTCCAGGTAATAGGCCGCCACTTCGCCCTTGATCTTCATCGTCATCGGGTTGCCGCGACGGTCGCGCGCCTTGCCGACCTGCACCTTGATCCAGCCTTCGCTCACCGAGTATTCCTCCACGTTGTCGCGTTCGACACCGTTGAAGCGCACGCCGACGCCGCGGTTGAGGGCATCGGCATTGTGGAATGGGCTGCGCGCGTCGATGGCCAGGTGATCGGGAGGGGTATCGCTCATGGGAAAGGCGTCATGGCGGCCGGGAGAGCCGTCTTCGACCGCACAGGATACGGGCCTGCGCCGTGAAGACCAGCCCCGGCGACGCAGTTGCGTGCGGCAATCTGTTTGCTTGCGCGCCATCAGGCCTCACACTTCCGCCCTGCAATCTGTGGAAGTGAGACCGTGATGCCCGACAACAGCGCCGACTACGATGAACCGGATGACCTCAGCGCCGACAACGACGACGATCCGGACACCCATCAGGGGCTGGTCTGGAACCTGTTGCTGCTGATCAATCCGGGCGACGAAGAAACCGCGCTGCGCCAGTTCGATGCCTATCGCGAGAGCGCCGGCGAGACCGATGGCGATGCGTGGTTATGGGCGCTGAAGGATGCGATCGACTGGAGCTCAGGGTTCTACGTGGATGGCAGCGACAGCGAAACGCTGATCAGTGCGATCGACGAACTGGCCGCACGCTGGAACTTGCGCATCGACTGGGGCGGCGACATCGACGATGACGACTTCCTGGTCGCCAACGACACCGCCGCGCTGCTGACGGTGGCGTACGATCGCCTGCGCGAATACGGCTACACCCTGTGGTGTTGGGACACCGGCAGCGACGACCGTGCCGGCTGGATGGCACTGAGCCGCAACGATGAGGACATGCAGCGGCTGGCAGCGATCCTGGGTGCGGATCTGCGCCCGGGCAGCGATCCGTTCTAACCCGCTTGCCGACGACTGCCGCCCGGGCCACGGCCAGTGGGGATGAGAACAACGTTGCCGAACCGCAGGCACGGCATAGCGTGCCCTGCGCGACCTCGCCGCGCTGGAGCGATGCCCGCCAGATCACTGCCGGGCCATCAAGGACACATTGTTGAAACCACCGTCTCCGCCGACCAGCTTGATGAAGTAGGTGCCGGCCTGTGGCGAGGGCAGTCGCAGGGTCTGCGTATTGCCGGGACGGACCGAACGCAGGTCGTAGCTACGGGTGGTGGGCTCGGCGCCGAACGTCAGGTACAGGGCGACATTGCCGCTGCCGCCGTAGGACAGCACGTTCAACGGCGTCCCCGCGGTGGCGGTGAAGCTATACAAATGCTCCTCGTCGACGCCGGCACTTTGCGCGGTGACCGGCGTGCGGTTGCTCAGTGCGGTGCTCACCGGCTTGCAGCTGCTGCCGCTGCAATTGGTGCGGACATAGTCCATCGCCGCCGTCGCATCAACGATGCCGGTACCGATCGGTGTCGCCGTCGGCGGTGGCACCGGGAAGGCGCGCGCGGTCTGTTTCAAGACCGCCTGCAGTTGCGATGGGTTGAGCGGTGTCTTGCCAGTGCTCGCCAGCGCGCTTTGCACCAACGCAGCCACGGCCGCGACGTGCGGCGAGGCCATCGAGGTGCCGGCATAGCCGAGGTACTTATATTGACCGGAGGTCGGCGTGGTCTTGCCGCTATAGCCGGTCGACAGCACCAACCCGTCCCAACCGCCGTTACCGGTGTCCTGGTCCTGGCCGCCGCCGGGTCCTGACAGGTCGACGACCGAGCCGAAGTTGGAATAGAACGCGATGCCGCCGGTGATGCGGGTGGCACCCACGGTGATCACGTTGCTGCAGCTGGCCGGGGTGAATTGCGCCGCATCGATGGCATCGTTGCCGGCGGCCACCACCACCGTGCTGCCGTTGGCGACGGCCGTATTGATCGCCTGCTGCGTATTGCTGTCGCAGCTGCCGGGTCCGCTCAGACTCATGTTGATCACTTCGGCCGGATGGGTATTGTCCGGCACGCCATCGACGTGCCCGCCCGATGCCCACACGATCGCATCGGCGATATCCGAACTCATGCCGCCGCAGTGCCCGAGCGCGCGGATCGGCAGGATCTGGGCGTCGTGTGCGGCGCCAACGCCGCCAATCGCGTTGTTGGTCAGTTCGCCGATCGTGCCGGCCGTGTGGGTGCCGTGCCAGCTACTGGCGCGCGCGCGCTGCAGGCAGGTATTGTCGTCGTCTATCCAATCGCCGTAGTCGAGCGCGCCGGGTACGCGGCCGTCGGTGGTGCGACGGGACACACTTGCGTTGGTGATGAAGTCGTAGCCCTGCAGGATGTGGTCGTTGTTCTTCAGATCCGGGTGGTCGGGCAGGATGCCTGTGTCGATCACCGCCACCACCACGCCGCCGCCGGTGGAGGTCTCCCAGGCCTTGGGCGCGCGGATCCCGCCCGCGCTGTCCTGCATATGCCATTGATATTTCGCGTAGAACTTGTCGTTGGGCACTGCCGGATCGGTGTGCTGCGCTGTTGCACGCGCCTGTGCCGGCAGTGCGGCCGACCCGACCAGGTCGAGCACCGGCTGCATCATCCGATCCAATTGCGCGTATTCGACGGCCGGGTCGGCGCGCAGTTCGGTCAGCAGCCTGGTTTGCTCGGCAGCAGTCAGATGGCCGGTCAGGCGCAGCACGCTGGCACCGGTGCCGGTGGTGCGCAGGACGCGCGCGGCCATCGGCGCGCTACGGGCGGCGTTGCTGCTGGAAGGCAACAGGTTGGCGCGGCGTGCGGCCGACGACAGGATGGACGCGCGCAGCGCGTCGGAGCCGATGCTGGGCCTGTATTTGACGATGAGCCTGCCGGCCGCGGGCGAGCCGTCAGGCGCCGGGCTGTCGACCAGACCACGTTGTTCCAGCGGATCGTTGGCCGCATGCAGTTGGAAGGGGGCAGTGGCGAGCACAGCGCTCAACAACAGGGTCCGGAGTGGCGGAGAGGCGGTGTTCATGGGCGCAATTCCAAGAAGAAGGGGATGGCGGTGCGTGCGGGCAGGCTCACAAGTCCACACCGAAGCCCAGGCCGGCGGAGGAGTCGTTGCCGCTGAAGGCGCCGCCCAGGCTGAAGGAGGCGCGCTCGCCGATCTTGCGGGCGTAGCCGATCGACAGCGCATGCTCGCTGCTCTGGAAGCCGGCGCCGACGGAGATACGCCCACGTTCGCTTTGTGTGCCGGCCGCATTGATGGCCATGTTGAGCATCGCCGCGCTCATCGCACCGAGGCGGTCGATGCGACGATCCATGTTCTGGAAGCGGCGCATGCTGTCGTCGTGCAGTTGGCTGAAACTGTCGC encodes:
- a CDS encoding Na+/H+ antiporter, giving the protein MHSIDVVLAMLLAVAASGYLIRILPFSLPLPLVQIALGAVVSGVFDAGHELEPELFFLLFLPPLLFLDGWRIPKQGLFRDKAAILELALGLVIFTVIGAGVFIHWLIPAMPLAVAFALAAIISPTDPVAVSSIASKVPIPKRLMHILEGESLLNDASGLVCFQFAVAAVLTGTFSVAAASLTFLWVALAGLALGVATTFGLSRIQAWIWRHFGEEPGSAILVNLLTPFAAYLLAEAFHASGILAAVAAGITMSYVEMAGNAPGNMRLQRSAVWDTVQFTFNGIIFVLLGEQLPGILDGAVRSVQEAGHLNPWWLAVYVATISASLMALRFVWVFLSLRWNIFKAQRRGEAHVSPPWRIVVAVSLAGVRGAITLAGVLTLPLMLEDGSPFPARQLAIFLAASVILVSLLVASVALPRLLRGLELPEEEDEQLKEDLAAKAASQAALDAVEKLRQRLVDGSKHAERYNAAANQVSQRYQRKLGSVDMAETDPEEAVAYEKALRQFRHAALVAERNELFKLARRREISDELSRRLVRNLDLIESRKRA
- a CDS encoding ABC transporter ATP-binding protein, producing MTSIVAIHGLSKTYAGGCQALKQVDVEIQRGEIFALLGPNGAGKTTLISIICGLINPSTGTVLADGHDIVRDYRAARASIGLVLQELATDAFETVWATVRFSRGLFGKPANPQYLETILRELSLWEKRNNKISTLSGGMKRRVLIAKALAHEPRILFLDEPTAGVDVELRHDMWQMVRRLREQGTTIILTTHYIEEAEDMADRVGVINRGELVLVEDKRTLMRKLGNKQLTLSLQAPLQALPAAVADLPLELAADGNRLIYTFDTQAEQTGIGALLRRLNAQGIDFKDLHSSESSLEEIFVNLVHGARQQEVRA
- a CDS encoding ABC transporter permease translates to MNVHAIAAIYRFEMARAFRTLTQSIASPVLSTSLYFVVFGAAIGARMGDIDGISYGAFIIPGLVMLSLLNESISNASFGIYMPRWAGTIYEVQSAPVAWWEIVIGYVGAAATKSVMLGLLILLTARLFVPYQIAHPVWMLGFLVLTALTFSLFGFIIGIWADGFEKLQVIPLMVVTPLTFLGGSFYSINMLPPLWQKVTLFNPVVYLISGFRWSFYGKADVHIAVSAGMTFLFLVVCLGVAAAIFRSGYWLNA
- a CDS encoding DUF3297 family protein; translated protein: MSDTPPDHLAIDARSPFHNADALNRGVGVRFNGVERDNVEEYSVSEGWIKVQVGKARDRRGNPMTMKIKGEVAAYYLDTKNGAKPAAE
- a CDS encoding DUF6630 family protein — translated: MPDNSADYDEPDDLSADNDDDPDTHQGLVWNLLLLINPGDEETALRQFDAYRESAGETDGDAWLWALKDAIDWSSGFYVDGSDSETLISAIDELAARWNLRIDWGGDIDDDDFLVANDTAALLTVAYDRLREYGYTLWCWDTGSDDRAGWMALSRNDEDMQRLAAILGADLRPGSDPF
- a CDS encoding S8 family peptidase, which encodes MNTASPPLRTLLLSAVLATAPFQLHAANDPLEQRGLVDSPAPDGSPAAGRLIVKYRPSIGSDALRASILSSAARRANLLPSSSNAARSAPMAARVLRTTGTGASVLRLTGHLTAAEQTRLLTELRADPAVEYAQLDRMMQPVLDLVGSAALPAQARATAQHTDPAVPNDKFYAKYQWHMQDSAGGIRAPKAWETSTGGGVVVAVIDTGILPDHPDLKNNDHILQGYDFITNASVSRRTTDGRVPGALDYGDWIDDDNTCLQRARASSWHGTHTAGTIGELTNNAIGGVGAAHDAQILPIRALGHCGGMSSDIADAIVWASGGHVDGVPDNTHPAEVINMSLSGPGSCDSNTQQAINTAVANGSTVVVAAGNDAIDAAQFTPASCSNVITVGATRITGGIAFYSNFGSVVDLSGPGGGQDQDTGNGGWDGLVLSTGYSGKTTPTSGQYKYLGYAGTSMASPHVAAVAALVQSALASTGKTPLNPSQLQAVLKQTARAFPVPPPTATPIGTGIVDATAAMDYVRTNCSGSSCKPVSTALSNRTPVTAQSAGVDEEHLYSFTATAGTPLNVLSYGGSGNVALYLTFGAEPTTRSYDLRSVRPGNTQTLRLPSPQAGTYFIKLVGGDGGFNNVSLMARQ